The genome window CGGAATTTGCATGCCGGCAAAAAATAATAGCTTTAATAAAAGCATGCATAAAAAAGCAATTAAAAACTTTTGTACCCAACTAAACAAAACCACTTCAGCATAACTTATCACCTGCACAATTATTTTCTTATAGATCATATAGTAACGGAGACTAAGCAGAAAATAAACTGACATAGATATAAACCCGGTATATTGGTACCAACTGTCGAAATCAGGGTCGGTTCCACCGGCGAGGAAAAAATATTTCTTCAGTATCAGCTTGTCTGTAACAAACATGATGAGGGTGAACAATAGATATAATATCCCCGGTAGCAGTTGGAGCCATTCTTTCCGGCCAAATTGGAAAGCGGGATTAAGAAGGCTCTGTACATAAAAAAATATAACCGGGCCAATGAAAAATAGATGCTGAAATGGGAAATAAAACAGAAAGTCCCTGTAGGGCTGGTTATCGTACCAGCCGGCAAATCCCACCATCCAGGGGGTGATGTTCAAAACGCAAAGCAGCAAAAATATTCCTAACCATTTATCCGCTGTGCTTTCGTTGTTGACGCCTTTTCGAAGTAGTAATATTGCATAGACCAAACCATGCACAAAAAAAATTAGCAGCAGCGAACTGTAAAAGCTGAATTCGAAAAGAATCATGAGTTAAAAATATACAAAAAACTATAATCCGGAGATAGTTCAATGGTTTAATTCCCCTGTCTCAGCAGGGTATGTCGAAGAGGATCCTCGTTATGGTTTGCAGATTTTTTTGTCACGGGATAAATTTCTGTCGCATACCGGGCAGGCGGCACACGATCCCTTTTAGGAGACCTGCGGGGCAAAAAATACAGCAAGCATTCTGCCTGCGAAACCAACCCAATTATACTGCTGATTTTTTTATATTTGAGCATGAAGACAATTTTACGCACCGGCCTTATCGTGCTGCTTATGCTTGTTATAAAAACGGGTGCATCGGCGCAGGTTATTATTGATGAAACTAATTTAATAACGCGCCTTTCCGGGCTCAATTCGCTAACTATTGCCGACGCCGGAAAATACTTTACCGACCACAATTATTCCCAATTCAGCAAGCAGACCATTCAGCAGCCTACCTATTCCATGGATCTGTATAAATACAAAACTAAGGATCAAACCGACAGCTATATATTGAGCGCAATTGGTGGCCAGGTTGCAAGCGCAGGCCGGATCACCTACAGCGAAGACGAATTCCAGCTAGCGGTGAAAACCGTAAAAGACATGGATTATGTGCCCGGCGAAGCCGCTGCCCCCGAATCAGGCAAAACCATTTATGC of Mucilaginibacter xinganensis contains these proteins:
- a CDS encoding helix-turn-helix domain-containing protein — translated: MILFEFSFYSSLLLIFFVHGLVYAILLLRKGVNNESTADKWLGIFLLLCVLNITPWMVGFAGWYDNQPYRDFLFYFPFQHLFFIGPVIFFYVQSLLNPAFQFGRKEWLQLLPGILYLLFTLIMFVTDKLILKKYFFLAGGTDPDFDSWYQYTGFISMSVYFLLSLRYYMIYKKIIVQVISYAEVVLFSWVQKFLIAFLCMLLLKLLFFAGMQIPVFRKLYYVGPWWQYFSFAIVFYYIAITGYSNSIDAKISFKINLLEYRKATLLLAPVLSLQNDQIIEDAQLIEIDLGETERQDEEENIFLMEWRLKIIQLVENEKIYEDPELSLNQMAKQLQTNASVLSKAINQGFGFNFNDFINQYRIEKVKQMLYAGEQKTKTLLGIAYDCGFNSKATFNRAFKKATGLSPKDWVTKENS